Proteins encoded by one window of Lentisphaerota bacterium:
- a CDS encoding dephospho-CoA kinase: protein MRTSLKKKRFAVTGGIACGKSVFARFLAELGCEVLDADAVVHRLEAPGGRAVPLLAHAFGPAVCSADGGILRKVLGRLVFSDPVARERLNAIIHPLVWNELDGWFGRPQTGTLRFAVVPLLFEAGWRDHFDTVVCLACSAAKQLERLISRGLTEHEAALRIGAQMPIGEKVRLSDRVVWNDGSLEALRREADGLVRDLSESGA, encoded by the coding sequence ATGCGCACATCCCTGAAGAAAAAGCGGTTTGCCGTCACCGGCGGAATCGCCTGCGGCAAAAGCGTTTTTGCCCGTTTTCTGGCTGAGTTGGGATGCGAGGTTCTGGACGCGGATGCTGTGGTTCACCGTCTTGAAGCTCCGGGTGGCCGTGCGGTTCCATTACTGGCTCATGCGTTTGGTCCCGCTGTGTGTTCGGCGGACGGTGGGATCCTTCGGAAGGTGCTCGGACGTCTTGTTTTTTCAGATCCTGTCGCGCGGGAACGGCTGAATGCCATTATCCACCCGTTGGTTTGGAATGAACTGGACGGCTGGTTCGGGCGCCCGCAAACGGGTACGCTTCGTTTTGCCGTGGTCCCCCTGTTGTTCGAAGCCGGATGGCGGGATCACTTTGATACTGTGGTCTGCCTGGCCTGCAGCGCAGCCAAGCAACTGGAACGGTTGATCAGCCGGGGTCTCACGGAGCACGAGGCCGCGCTGCGCATCGGTGCGCAGATGCCGATTGGGGAGAAAGTGCGTCTTTCAGACCGCGTGGTCTGGAATGACGGATCGTTGGAAGCGTTAAGGCGCGAGGCGGATGGTCTGGTTCGCGACCTTTCGGAGAGTGGTGCATGA
- the tig gene encoding trigger factor: MMKVDMQTVRPCRVKLIIKADAAETRADFDAVMGRYMREGRVKGFRAGKAPRQVIEREYRQDIDGDIRQRLVSTLSRRAVEEHKLALVSMVDAADILFSPETGISFVLICDVAPEFKLPKYLNIPVKKNEPTVGDAEVDERLTLLRNQVSKYEDGKPDGVVARGDVTRVDFTAVSNGKPLKDLAEEAAVFSEGTGFWMQVAEPEMIPGVSLALAGMKTGEEKIIKTQFPKDFRIAALQGVKAVYTIKLAGFRQMIPATDEELCKQLGVADIGTLREQLREQMQRQAESDEKSRRQQAVIDYLLKKTDFELPESEMAQETNATVQTMLRGIIKRGGTREDLEKNRDQLLTTATNTTKDRLRLRYILARIGEDAKIQVTDDDLQKKLDLFAAQHQMAPQEMRGRIEKGYGIETFRADVRNEQTLEFLVNAAKG, encoded by the coding sequence ATGATGAAAGTTGACATGCAGACTGTGCGCCCCTGCCGGGTGAAACTGATCATTAAGGCCGATGCGGCCGAGACACGGGCCGATTTCGATGCGGTGATGGGGCGCTACATGCGGGAAGGCCGGGTCAAGGGGTTCCGTGCTGGCAAGGCCCCTCGCCAAGTGATCGAGCGGGAGTACCGCCAGGATATCGACGGCGATATCCGCCAGCGGTTGGTTAGCACGCTCAGCCGGCGCGCCGTCGAGGAGCACAAACTCGCACTGGTGTCGATGGTGGATGCCGCCGACATCCTCTTCTCGCCCGAGACGGGGATCAGCTTTGTGCTGATCTGTGATGTCGCGCCGGAGTTCAAACTGCCGAAATACCTGAATATTCCGGTGAAGAAGAACGAGCCGACGGTGGGCGATGCTGAGGTGGATGAGCGGCTCACGCTTCTGCGAAATCAGGTCTCTAAATATGAGGACGGCAAGCCCGATGGCGTGGTCGCTCGGGGAGATGTGACGCGTGTCGACTTCACCGCCGTCAGCAACGGCAAGCCGCTCAAGGATCTGGCGGAAGAGGCGGCCGTGTTCTCCGAAGGCACCGGGTTCTGGATGCAGGTGGCCGAGCCCGAAATGATCCCCGGTGTGTCCCTGGCCCTAGCCGGAATGAAGACGGGCGAGGAAAAGATCATCAAGACCCAGTTTCCGAAGGACTTCCGCATCGCGGCGCTTCAGGGGGTCAAGGCTGTCTATACGATCAAGCTGGCCGGGTTCCGCCAGATGATCCCGGCGACTGACGAGGAGTTGTGCAAACAGCTTGGCGTGGCGGACATCGGGACGTTGCGCGAGCAGCTCAGGGAACAGATGCAACGGCAGGCGGAGTCCGATGAAAAGAGCCGCCGACAGCAGGCGGTGATCGACTACCTCCTGAAGAAGACCGATTTTGAACTGCCCGAGAGTGAGATGGCTCAGGAAACGAATGCGACGGTGCAGACGATGCTCCGTGGCATCATCAAGCGCGGGGGCACGCGCGAGGATTTGGAAAAGAACCGCGACCAGTTGCTGACGACGGCGACCAACACGACCAAGGACCGCCTCCGCCTCCGCTACATCCTGGCGCGCATCGGCGAGGACGCCAAAATCCAAGTGACCGACGACGATCTGCAGAAGAAGCTGGATCTGTTTGCGGCTCAACACCAGATGGCGCCCCAGGAGATGCGCGGAAGAATCGAGAAGGGGTACGGCATCG
- the rho gene encoding transcription termination factor Rho, producing the protein MSEEQRKDPADGQSVDKREKSPRETRSGDHASGATGESPAANDGAPAGSDAANVRDRRQNRWARFRDRRDRQRDFRRPERPTGTRGHQTPEGSVDAVATPDGARPPAPRQQQEPPPPQPREELPPIRLTDLQSKEMDELTELLAHLPPEETGIMRKHEAVYEIIRGYLRRGGSVIAQGTLEILPDGFGFLRSPKSNYLQCPEDVYVSPTQIRKYGLRTGDQIEGIVRDPKEKERFFAMGRVDLVNGKPAAEARKQVHFEYLTPLFPDRRIHLEVVADEVAMRVMDIFTPIGMGQRGLIVAPPRTGKTVLLQKMANSISANHPDVALFILLIDERPEEVTDMQRNTKAQVLSSTFDEAPERHVQVAEMMIEVAKRLVESGRDVCILLDSITRLARAYNTVQPHSGKILSGGVDANALHKPKRFFGAARNIENGGSLTIIATALVDTGSRMDDVIFEEFKGTGNMEICLDRAMVDKRVFPAINIEKSGTRKEELLLHPDELSRTWILRRALNGVPPVEAMEMVIKRLKSAKSNAEFLMSIKEA; encoded by the coding sequence ATGAGCGAAGAACAGCGGAAAGATCCGGCCGATGGGCAGTCGGTCGACAAGAGAGAAAAGTCGCCGCGTGAGACCCGGTCTGGGGATCACGCCTCAGGGGCTACAGGTGAGTCGCCGGCCGCAAACGATGGCGCGCCTGCGGGATCCGACGCGGCAAACGTGCGTGATCGGCGGCAAAACCGGTGGGCACGCTTCCGCGACCGCCGTGACCGACAGCGTGATTTTCGCCGTCCCGAACGGCCGACGGGTACTCGCGGACATCAAACGCCTGAGGGATCTGTTGATGCCGTCGCCACGCCTGATGGCGCACGTCCGCCTGCGCCTCGCCAGCAGCAGGAGCCGCCCCCACCTCAACCTCGCGAAGAGTTGCCGCCGATCCGGCTGACCGATTTGCAGTCCAAGGAGATGGATGAACTGACGGAGCTTTTGGCGCACCTGCCTCCCGAAGAGACCGGCATCATGCGCAAGCACGAGGCGGTCTATGAGATCATCCGCGGCTACCTCCGACGCGGCGGATCGGTCATCGCTCAGGGGACGCTCGAAATCCTTCCCGACGGCTTCGGCTTCCTCCGCTCGCCGAAAAGCAACTACCTCCAGTGTCCTGAGGACGTGTATGTGTCGCCCACGCAGATCCGAAAATACGGCCTGAGAACCGGCGACCAGATCGAGGGGATTGTTCGCGACCCGAAAGAGAAAGAACGCTTCTTTGCCATGGGGCGCGTGGATCTGGTCAACGGCAAACCGGCCGCAGAGGCCCGCAAACAGGTTCATTTCGAATATCTGACCCCGCTCTTCCCAGACCGGCGAATCCATCTGGAGGTCGTGGCGGACGAGGTGGCGATGCGCGTGATGGACATCTTCACACCGATCGGCATGGGACAGCGCGGACTGATCGTCGCGCCGCCCCGCACCGGCAAGACTGTCCTGCTGCAAAAGATGGCCAACTCGATCTCCGCCAACCACCCCGATGTGGCGCTCTTCATCCTGCTCATCGACGAGCGGCCGGAAGAGGTCACCGACATGCAGCGCAACACCAAGGCGCAGGTGCTCAGTTCGACTTTCGACGAGGCCCCGGAACGCCATGTGCAGGTCGCCGAAATGATGATAGAAGTGGCCAAGCGCCTCGTCGAGTCGGGCAGGGATGTCTGTATCCTGCTGGATTCCATCACCCGCCTCGCCCGCGCGTACAACACGGTGCAGCCGCATAGCGGCAAGATTTTATCGGGCGGGGTCGACGCCAATGCCCTGCACAAGCCCAAGCGGTTCTTTGGCGCCGCCCGCAACATCGAGAACGGCGGCAGCCTCACGATCATTGCGACTGCGCTGGTGGATACCGGTAGCCGGATGGACGACGTGATTTTTGAAGAATTCAAGGGCACGGGCAATATGGAAATCTGTCTGGATCGCGCCATGGTCGACAAGCGGGTGTTCCCGGCGATCAACATCGAAAAATCCGGCACCCGCAAGGAGGAACTGCTGCTCCATCCCGACGAGCTCAGTCGGACGTGGATCTTGCGCCGCGCGTTGAATGGCGTGCCGCCCGTGGAAGCCATGGAGATGGTCATCAAGCGCCTGAAAAGCGCCAAGAGCAATGCGGAATTTTTAATGAGTATCAAGGAAGCCTAA